In Mustela nigripes isolate SB6536 chromosome 2, MUSNIG.SB6536, whole genome shotgun sequence, a single window of DNA contains:
- the ADGRL1 gene encoding adhesion G protein-coupled receptor L1 isoform X3 — translation MARLAAVLWSLCITGVLVTSATQGLSRAGLPFGLMRRELACEGYPIELRCPGSDVIMVENANYGRTDDKICDADPFQMENVQCYLPDAFKIMSQRCNNRTQCVVVAGSDAFPDPCPGTYKYLEVQYDCVPYIFVCPGTLQKVLEPTSTHESEHQSGAWCKDPLQAGDRIYVMPWIPYRTDTLTEYASWEDYVASRHTTTYRLPNRVDGTGFVVYDGAVFYNKERTRNIVKYDLRTRIKSGETVINTANYHDTSPYRWGGKTDIDLAVDENGLWVIYATEGNNGRLVVSQLNPYTLRFEGTWETGYDKRSASNAFMVCGVLYVLRSVYVDDDSEAAGNRVDYAFNTNANREEPVSLAFPNPYQFVSSVDYNPRDNQLYVWNNYFVVRYSLEFGPPDPSAGPATSPPLSTTTTARPTPLTSTASPAATTPLRRVPLTTHPVGAINQLGPDLPPATALAPSTRRPPAPNLHVSPELFCEPREVRRVQWPATQQGMLVERPCPKGTRGIASFQCLPALGLWNPRGPDLSNCTSPWVNQVAQKIKSGENAANIASELARHTRGSIYAGDVSSSVKLMEQLLDILDAQLQALRPIERESAGKNYNKMHKRERTCKDYIKAVVETVDNLLRPEALESWKDMNATEQVHTATMLLDVLEEGAFLLADNVREPARFLAAKQNVVLEVTVLNTEGQVQELVFPQEYPSENSIQLSANTIKQNSRNGVVKVVFILYNNLGLFLSTENATVKLAGEAGTGGPGGASLVVNSQVIAASINKESSRVFLMDPVIFTVAHLEAKNHFNANCSFWNYSERSMLGYWSTQGCRLVESNKTHTTCACSHLTNFAVLMAHREIYQGRINELLLSVITWVGIVISLVCLAICISTFCFLRGLQTDRNTIHKNLCINLFLAELLFLVGIDKTQYEIACPIFAGLLHYFFLAAFSWLCLEGVHLYLLLVEVFESEYSRTKYYYLGGYCFPALVVGIAAAIDYRSYGTEKACWLRVDNYFIWSFIGPVSFVIVVNLVFLMVTLHKMVRSSSVLKPDSSRLDNIKSWALGAIALLFLLGLTWAFGLLFINKESVVMAYLFTTFNAFQGVFIFVFHCALQKKVHKEYSKCLRHSYCCIRSPPGGAHGSLKTSAMRSNTRYYTGTQSRIRRMWNDTVRKQTESSFMAGDINSTPTLNRGTMGNHLLTNPVLQPRGGTSPYNTLIAESVGFNPSSPPVFNSPGSYREPKHPLGGREACGMDTLPLNGNFNNSYSLRSGDFPPGDGASEPPRGRNLADAAAFEKMIISELVHNNLRGSSSGAKGPPPPEPPVPPVPGGGGEEEAGGPGGADRAEIELLYKALEEPLLLPRAQSVLYQSDLDESESCTAEDGATSRPLSSPPGRDSLYASGANLRDSPSYPDSSPEGPSEALPPPPPAPPGPPEIYYTSRPPALVARNPLQGYYQVRRPSHEGYLAAPGLEGPGPDGDGQMQLVTSL, via the exons GTGTAACAACCGCACCCAGTGCGTGGTGGTTGCCGGCTCGGACGCCTTTCCTGACCCCTGTCCTGGGACCTACAAGTACCTGGAGGTGCAGTACGACTGTGTCCCCTACA TCTTCGTGTGCCCAGGGACCCTACAGAAGGTGTTGGAGCCCACGTCCACGCACGAGTCGGAACACCAGTCTGGCGCGTGGTGCAAGGACCCGCTGCAGGCGGGAGACCGTATCTACGTCATGCCCTGGATCCCCTACCGCACGGACACGCTAACGGAGTACGCCTCATGGGAGGACTACGTGGCCTCGCGCCACACCACCACCTACCGCCTGCCCAACCGCGTGGACGGCACGGGCTTCGTGGTCTACGACGGCGCGGTCTTCTACAACAAGGAGCGCACGCGCAACATTGTCAAGTACGATCTGCGCACGCGCATCAAGAGTGGGGAGACCGTCATCAACACGGCCAACTACCACGACACGTCGCCCTACCGCTGGGGGGGCAAGACGGACATCGACCTGGCTGTGGACGAGAATGGGCTGTGGGTCATCTACGCCACTGAGGGTAACAACGGGCGCCTGGTGGTGAGCCAGCTCAACCCCTACACGCTGCGCTTCGAGGGCACGTGGGAGACGGGCTACGACAAGCGCTCGGCGTCCAACGCCTTCATGGTGTGCGGAGTCCTATACGTGCTGCGCTCCGTGTACGTGGATGACGACAGCGAGGCGGCCGGCAACCGCGTGGACTACGCCTTCAACACCAACGCCAACCGCGAGGAGCCGGTCAGCCTGGCCTTTCCCAACCCCTACCAGTTCGTCTCCTCCGTGGACTACAACCCTCGTGACAACCAGCTGTACGTCTGGAACAACTACTTCGTGGTGCGCTACAGCCTGGAGTTCGGGCCGCCAGACCCCAGTGCCG GCCCAGCCACTTCCCCGCCTCTCAGCACAACCACCACAGCCCGACCCACACCCCTCACCAGCACGGCCTCTCCTGCGGCCACCACCCCGCTCCGCCGAGTGCCCCTCACCACACACCCGGTGGGCGCCATCAACCAGCTGGGACCTGACCTGCCTCCAGCCACAGCCCTGGCTCCCAGCACCCGgcggccccccgcccccaatctgCACGTGTCCCCAGAGCTCTTCTGTGAACCTCGAGAGGTGCGGCGGGTCCAGTGGCCGGCCACCCAGCAGGGCATGCTGGTCGAGAGGCCCTGCCCCAAGGGGACCCGAG GAATTGCCTCCTTCCAGTGTCTACCAGCCCTGGGGCTCTGGAACCCCCGGGGCCCTGACCTCAGCAACTGCACCTCCCCCTGGGTCAACCAGGTGGCCCAGAAG ATCAAGAGTGGGGAGAATGCGGCCAACATTGCCAGCGAGCTGGCCCGTCACACTCGAGGCTCCATCTATGCGGGTGACGTGTCTTCCTCCGTGAAGCTGATGGAGCAGCTGCTGGATATTCTGGATGCCCAGTTACAGGCCTTGCGGCCCATTGAGCGGGAGTCAGCGGGCAAGAACTACAACAAG ATGCACAAGCGGGAGAGAACTTGTAAAGACTACATCAAG GCTGTGGTGGAGACAGTGGACAACCTGCTGCGGCCAGAGGCTCTGGAGTCCTGGAAGGACATGAATGCCACAGAGCAGGTGCACACCGCCACTATGCTCTTGGATGTGCTGGAGGAGGGCGCCTTCCTGCTGGCCGACAATGTCAGGGAGCCCGCCCGCTTCCTGGCTGCCAAACAGAATGTGG TCCTGGAGGTGACAGTCCTAAACACGGAGGGCCAAGTGCAGGAGCTGGTGTTCCCTCAGGAATACCCAAGCGAGAACTCCATCCAGCTGTCCGCCAACACCATCAAGCAGAACAGCCGCAACG GTGTGGTCAAAGTGGTCTTCATCCTCTACAACAACCTGGGCCTCTTCTTGTCCACCGAGAATGCCACAGTGAAGCTGGCGGGGGAAGCAGGTACGGGTGGCCCCGGCGGCGCCTCCCTCGTGGTGAACTCGCAGGTCATTGCAGCATCCATCAACAAGGAGTCCAGTCGTGTCTTTCTCATGGACCCTGTCATCTTCACCGTGGCCCACCTGGAG GCCAAGAACCACTTCAATGCTAACTGCTCCTTCTGGAACTACTCGGAGCGTTCCATGCTGGGCTACTGGTCAACCCAGGGCTGCCGCCTGGTGGAGTCCAACAAGACCCATACCACGTGTGCCTGCAGCCACCTCACCAACTTTGCCGTGCTAATGGCTCACCGCGAGATC TACCAAGGCCGCATCAACGAGCTGCTGCTGTCGGTCATCACCTGGGTGGGCATCGTGATCTCCCTCGTCTGCCTGGCCATCTGTATCTCTACCTTCTGCTTCTTGCGGGGGCTGCAGACCGACCGCAACACCATCCACAAGAACCTGTGCATCAACCTCTTTCTGGCTGAGCTGCTCTTCCTGGTCGGGATAGACAAGACTCAGTATGAG ATCGCATGCCCCATCTTCGCCGGCTTGCTGCACTACTTCTTCCTGGCTGCCTTCTCCTGGCTGTGCCTGGAGGGCGTGCACCTCTACCTGCTGCTGGTGGAAGTGTTTGAGAGCGAGTACTCCCGCACCAAGTACTACTACCTGGGTGGCTACTGCTTCCCGGCCCTGGTAGTAGGCATCGCGGCGGCCATTGACTACCGCAGCTATGGCACTGAGAAGGC CTGCTGGCTCCGAGTGGACAATTACTTCATCTGGAGCTTCATTGGACCTGTCTCTTTTGTTATTGTG gtgaATCTGGTGTTCCTCATGGTGACCCTGCACAAGATGGTCCGGAGCTCGTCTGTGCTCAAGCCCGATTCCAGTCGCCTGGACAACATTAA atcctgggccctgggggccaTCGCGCTGCTCTTCCTGCTGGGCCTCACCTGGGCGTTCGGCCTGCTCTTCATCAATAAGGAGTCAGTGGTCATGGCCTATCTCTTTACCACTTTCAACGCCTTCCAGGGGGTCTTCATCTTTGTCTTTCACTGCGCCTTACAGAAGAAG GTGCACAAGGAGTACAGCAAGTGCCTGCGTCACTCCTACTGCTGCATCCGCTCCCCACCTGGGGGCGCTCACGGCTCACTCAAGACCTCAGCCATGCGGAGCAACACCCGCTACTACACAGGGACCCAG AGCCGAATCCGGAGGATGTGGAATGACACGGTGAGGAAACAGACGGAGTCCTCCTTCATGGCAGGCGACATCAACAGCACCCCCACCTTGAACCGAG GTACCATGGGGAACCACCTGCTGACCAACCCTGTGCTGCAGCCCCGTGGGGGCACTAGCCCCTACAACACCCTCATCGCTGAGTCGGTGGGCTTCAATCCCTCTTCACCTCCTGTCTTCAACTCCCCAG GGAGCTACCGGGAACCCA AGCACCCTCTGGGAGGCCGGGAAGCCTGCGGCATGGACACACTGCCCCTCAATGGCAACTTCAACAACAGTTACTCCTTGCGAAGTGGGGATTTCCCTCCAGGGGACGGGGCCTCTGAGCCTCCCCGAGGCCGGAACCTGGCCGATGCTGCTGCCTTCGAGAAGATGATCATCTCAGAGCTGGTACACAACAACCTGCGGGGTAGCAGCAGCGGGGCTAAGGGCCCCCCACCACCTGAACCCCCCGTGCCACCTGTGCCAGGGGGTGGTGGCGAGGAAGAAGCAGGCGGGCCCGGGGGTGCTGACCGGGCAGAGATCGAACTTCTCTACAAGGCCTTGGAGGAGCCACTGCTGCTGCCCCGGGCCCAGTCGGTGCTGTACCAGAGTGATCTGGATGAGTCGGAGAGCTGCACTGCGGAGGATGGGGCCACCAGCCGGCCCCTATCCTCCCCTCCGGGCCGGGACTCCCTCTACGCCAGCGGGGCCAACCTGCGGGACTCGCCCTCCTATCCGGACAGCAGCCCCGAGGGGCCCAGTgaggccctgcccccacccccgcctgcacCCCCCGGCCCCCCGGAAATCTACTACACCTCGCGCCCACCGGCCCTGGTGGCCCGGAACCCCCTGCAGGGCTACTATCAGGTGCGGCGGCCCAGCCACGAGGGCTACCTGGCGGCCCCGGGCCTTGAGGGGCCAGGGCCCGATGGGGATGGGCAGATGCAGCTGGTCACCAGTCTCTGA
- the ADGRL1 gene encoding adhesion G protein-coupled receptor L1 isoform X2, with protein MARLAAVLWSLCITGVLVTSATQGLSRAGLPFGLMRRELACEGYPIELRCPGSDVIMVENANYGRTDDKICDADPFQMENVQCYLPDAFKIMSQRCNNRTQCVVVAGSDAFPDPCPGTYKYLEVQYDCVPYKVEQKVFVCPGTLQKVLEPTSTHESEHQSGAWCKDPLQAGDRIYVMPWIPYRTDTLTEYASWEDYVASRHTTTYRLPNRVDGTGFVVYDGAVFYNKERTRNIVKYDLRTRIKSGETVINTANYHDTSPYRWGGKTDIDLAVDENGLWVIYATEGNNGRLVVSQLNPYTLRFEGTWETGYDKRSASNAFMVCGVLYVLRSVYVDDDSEAAGNRVDYAFNTNANREEPVSLAFPNPYQFVSSVDYNPRDNQLYVWNNYFVVRYSLEFGPPDPSAGPATSPPLSTTTTARPTPLTSTASPAATTPLRRVPLTTHPVGAINQLGPDLPPATALAPSTRRPPAPNLHVSPELFCEPREVRRVQWPATQQGMLVERPCPKGTRGIASFQCLPALGLWNPRGPDLSNCTSPWVNQVAQKIKSGENAANIASELARHTRGSIYAGDVSSSVKLMEQLLDILDAQLQALRPIERESAGKNYNKMHKRERTCKDYIKAVVETVDNLLRPEALESWKDMNATEQVHTATMLLDVLEEGAFLLADNVREPARFLAAKQNVVLEVTVLNTEGQVQELVFPQEYPSENSIQLSANTIKQNSRNGVVKVVFILYNNLGLFLSTENATVKLAGEAGTGGPGGASLVVNSQVIAASINKESSRVFLMDPVIFTVAHLEAKNHFNANCSFWNYSERSMLGYWSTQGCRLVESNKTHTTCACSHLTNFAVLMAHREIYQGRINELLLSVITWVGIVISLVCLAICISTFCFLRGLQTDRNTIHKNLCINLFLAELLFLVGIDKTQYEIACPIFAGLLHYFFLAAFSWLCLEGVHLYLLLVEVFESEYSRTKYYYLGGYCFPALVVGIAAAIDYRSYGTEKACWLRVDNYFIWSFIGPVSFVIVVNLVFLMVTLHKMVRSSSVLKPDSSRLDNIKSWALGAIALLFLLGLTWAFGLLFINKESVVMAYLFTTFNAFQGVFIFVFHCALQKKVHKEYSKCLRHSYCCIRSPPGGAHGSLKTSAMRSNTRYYTGTQSRIRRMWNDTVRKQTESSFMAGDINSTPTLNRGTMGNHLLTNPVLQPRGGTSPYNTLIAESVGFNPSSPPVFNSPGSYREPKHPLGGREACGMDTLPLNGNFNNSYSLRSGDFPPGDGASEPPRGRNLADAAAFEKMIISELVHNNLRGSSSGAKGPPPPEPPVPPVPGGGGEEEAGGPGGADRAEIELLYKALEEPLLLPRAQSVLYQSDLDESESCTAEDGATSRPLSSPPGRDSLYASGANLRDSPSYPDSSPEGPSEALPPPPPAPPGPPEIYYTSRPPALVARNPLQGYYQVRRPSHEGYLAAPGLEGPGPDGDGQMQLVTSL; from the exons GTGTAACAACCGCACCCAGTGCGTGGTGGTTGCCGGCTCGGACGCCTTTCCTGACCCCTGTCCTGGGACCTACAAGTACCTGGAGGTGCAGTACGACTGTGTCCCCTACA AAGTGGAGCAGAAAG TCTTCGTGTGCCCAGGGACCCTACAGAAGGTGTTGGAGCCCACGTCCACGCACGAGTCGGAACACCAGTCTGGCGCGTGGTGCAAGGACCCGCTGCAGGCGGGAGACCGTATCTACGTCATGCCCTGGATCCCCTACCGCACGGACACGCTAACGGAGTACGCCTCATGGGAGGACTACGTGGCCTCGCGCCACACCACCACCTACCGCCTGCCCAACCGCGTGGACGGCACGGGCTTCGTGGTCTACGACGGCGCGGTCTTCTACAACAAGGAGCGCACGCGCAACATTGTCAAGTACGATCTGCGCACGCGCATCAAGAGTGGGGAGACCGTCATCAACACGGCCAACTACCACGACACGTCGCCCTACCGCTGGGGGGGCAAGACGGACATCGACCTGGCTGTGGACGAGAATGGGCTGTGGGTCATCTACGCCACTGAGGGTAACAACGGGCGCCTGGTGGTGAGCCAGCTCAACCCCTACACGCTGCGCTTCGAGGGCACGTGGGAGACGGGCTACGACAAGCGCTCGGCGTCCAACGCCTTCATGGTGTGCGGAGTCCTATACGTGCTGCGCTCCGTGTACGTGGATGACGACAGCGAGGCGGCCGGCAACCGCGTGGACTACGCCTTCAACACCAACGCCAACCGCGAGGAGCCGGTCAGCCTGGCCTTTCCCAACCCCTACCAGTTCGTCTCCTCCGTGGACTACAACCCTCGTGACAACCAGCTGTACGTCTGGAACAACTACTTCGTGGTGCGCTACAGCCTGGAGTTCGGGCCGCCAGACCCCAGTGCCG GCCCAGCCACTTCCCCGCCTCTCAGCACAACCACCACAGCCCGACCCACACCCCTCACCAGCACGGCCTCTCCTGCGGCCACCACCCCGCTCCGCCGAGTGCCCCTCACCACACACCCGGTGGGCGCCATCAACCAGCTGGGACCTGACCTGCCTCCAGCCACAGCCCTGGCTCCCAGCACCCGgcggccccccgcccccaatctgCACGTGTCCCCAGAGCTCTTCTGTGAACCTCGAGAGGTGCGGCGGGTCCAGTGGCCGGCCACCCAGCAGGGCATGCTGGTCGAGAGGCCCTGCCCCAAGGGGACCCGAG GAATTGCCTCCTTCCAGTGTCTACCAGCCCTGGGGCTCTGGAACCCCCGGGGCCCTGACCTCAGCAACTGCACCTCCCCCTGGGTCAACCAGGTGGCCCAGAAG ATCAAGAGTGGGGAGAATGCGGCCAACATTGCCAGCGAGCTGGCCCGTCACACTCGAGGCTCCATCTATGCGGGTGACGTGTCTTCCTCCGTGAAGCTGATGGAGCAGCTGCTGGATATTCTGGATGCCCAGTTACAGGCCTTGCGGCCCATTGAGCGGGAGTCAGCGGGCAAGAACTACAACAAG ATGCACAAGCGGGAGAGAACTTGTAAAGACTACATCAAG GCTGTGGTGGAGACAGTGGACAACCTGCTGCGGCCAGAGGCTCTGGAGTCCTGGAAGGACATGAATGCCACAGAGCAGGTGCACACCGCCACTATGCTCTTGGATGTGCTGGAGGAGGGCGCCTTCCTGCTGGCCGACAATGTCAGGGAGCCCGCCCGCTTCCTGGCTGCCAAACAGAATGTGG TCCTGGAGGTGACAGTCCTAAACACGGAGGGCCAAGTGCAGGAGCTGGTGTTCCCTCAGGAATACCCAAGCGAGAACTCCATCCAGCTGTCCGCCAACACCATCAAGCAGAACAGCCGCAACG GTGTGGTCAAAGTGGTCTTCATCCTCTACAACAACCTGGGCCTCTTCTTGTCCACCGAGAATGCCACAGTGAAGCTGGCGGGGGAAGCAGGTACGGGTGGCCCCGGCGGCGCCTCCCTCGTGGTGAACTCGCAGGTCATTGCAGCATCCATCAACAAGGAGTCCAGTCGTGTCTTTCTCATGGACCCTGTCATCTTCACCGTGGCCCACCTGGAG GCCAAGAACCACTTCAATGCTAACTGCTCCTTCTGGAACTACTCGGAGCGTTCCATGCTGGGCTACTGGTCAACCCAGGGCTGCCGCCTGGTGGAGTCCAACAAGACCCATACCACGTGTGCCTGCAGCCACCTCACCAACTTTGCCGTGCTAATGGCTCACCGCGAGATC TACCAAGGCCGCATCAACGAGCTGCTGCTGTCGGTCATCACCTGGGTGGGCATCGTGATCTCCCTCGTCTGCCTGGCCATCTGTATCTCTACCTTCTGCTTCTTGCGGGGGCTGCAGACCGACCGCAACACCATCCACAAGAACCTGTGCATCAACCTCTTTCTGGCTGAGCTGCTCTTCCTGGTCGGGATAGACAAGACTCAGTATGAG ATCGCATGCCCCATCTTCGCCGGCTTGCTGCACTACTTCTTCCTGGCTGCCTTCTCCTGGCTGTGCCTGGAGGGCGTGCACCTCTACCTGCTGCTGGTGGAAGTGTTTGAGAGCGAGTACTCCCGCACCAAGTACTACTACCTGGGTGGCTACTGCTTCCCGGCCCTGGTAGTAGGCATCGCGGCGGCCATTGACTACCGCAGCTATGGCACTGAGAAGGC CTGCTGGCTCCGAGTGGACAATTACTTCATCTGGAGCTTCATTGGACCTGTCTCTTTTGTTATTGTG gtgaATCTGGTGTTCCTCATGGTGACCCTGCACAAGATGGTCCGGAGCTCGTCTGTGCTCAAGCCCGATTCCAGTCGCCTGGACAACATTAA atcctgggccctgggggccaTCGCGCTGCTCTTCCTGCTGGGCCTCACCTGGGCGTTCGGCCTGCTCTTCATCAATAAGGAGTCAGTGGTCATGGCCTATCTCTTTACCACTTTCAACGCCTTCCAGGGGGTCTTCATCTTTGTCTTTCACTGCGCCTTACAGAAGAAG GTGCACAAGGAGTACAGCAAGTGCCTGCGTCACTCCTACTGCTGCATCCGCTCCCCACCTGGGGGCGCTCACGGCTCACTCAAGACCTCAGCCATGCGGAGCAACACCCGCTACTACACAGGGACCCAG AGCCGAATCCGGAGGATGTGGAATGACACGGTGAGGAAACAGACGGAGTCCTCCTTCATGGCAGGCGACATCAACAGCACCCCCACCTTGAACCGAG GTACCATGGGGAACCACCTGCTGACCAACCCTGTGCTGCAGCCCCGTGGGGGCACTAGCCCCTACAACACCCTCATCGCTGAGTCGGTGGGCTTCAATCCCTCTTCACCTCCTGTCTTCAACTCCCCAG GGAGCTACCGGGAACCCA AGCACCCTCTGGGAGGCCGGGAAGCCTGCGGCATGGACACACTGCCCCTCAATGGCAACTTCAACAACAGTTACTCCTTGCGAAGTGGGGATTTCCCTCCAGGGGACGGGGCCTCTGAGCCTCCCCGAGGCCGGAACCTGGCCGATGCTGCTGCCTTCGAGAAGATGATCATCTCAGAGCTGGTACACAACAACCTGCGGGGTAGCAGCAGCGGGGCTAAGGGCCCCCCACCACCTGAACCCCCCGTGCCACCTGTGCCAGGGGGTGGTGGCGAGGAAGAAGCAGGCGGGCCCGGGGGTGCTGACCGGGCAGAGATCGAACTTCTCTACAAGGCCTTGGAGGAGCCACTGCTGCTGCCCCGGGCCCAGTCGGTGCTGTACCAGAGTGATCTGGATGAGTCGGAGAGCTGCACTGCGGAGGATGGGGCCACCAGCCGGCCCCTATCCTCCCCTCCGGGCCGGGACTCCCTCTACGCCAGCGGGGCCAACCTGCGGGACTCGCCCTCCTATCCGGACAGCAGCCCCGAGGGGCCCAGTgaggccctgcccccacccccgcctgcacCCCCCGGCCCCCCGGAAATCTACTACACCTCGCGCCCACCGGCCCTGGTGGCCCGGAACCCCCTGCAGGGCTACTATCAGGTGCGGCGGCCCAGCCACGAGGGCTACCTGGCGGCCCCGGGCCTTGAGGGGCCAGGGCCCGATGGGGATGGGCAGATGCAGCTGGTCACCAGTCTCTGA